The following is a genomic window from Butyricimonas faecihominis.
ATCACCGGGGCTAATGGGGGCATGGGAAAGGCGATCACGAGAGCGATTGCCGGTATGGGAGTTCCCGTGGTTATGGCTTGTCGGAATGTTGAACGGGCGGCAGGAGTGAGGGATGAGATTGTGCGAGAGACGGGAAACGGTCGGGTGGAGTTGCATCAGTTGGATTTGGCGTCGGTTGCTTCCATCCGTTCTTTTGTTGACGGGTTGAACGGACGGGAGGTGAGCGTGTTGGTGAATAATGCGGGAATCATGTGTAGAGATTTCACGACAACCGAGGACGGGTTGGAGATGACCGTGGGGGTGAATTACGTGGGGACTTGGTTGTTGACGAATTGGTTACTTCCAAATATGGGGAGAACCGGGAAGGCCCGGATTATTAACACGTCGTCGGTTACTTGTAAGATGGGAGAGGTTGGAGATCGTTTCTTTAAATTGGATCCGGAGCATTACCGTCGCTTTAAGGCTTATCCCAATTCGAAATTGGCGATACTGATGTTTACGACGGAACTGGCAAGGCGGGTACAGGGGCGTGCGATTACCGTGAATGCGGTTGATCCGGGCGTGGTGAACACGGGGATGATCACCATGCACAAATGGTATGACCCTTTGGCGGATATATTTTTCCGTCCGTTTATTAAATCTCCGGAACGAGGGGCGATGACGGCTATACTTTTGGCAACTTCCGATCAGTATGTGAATATATCGGGAGGCTTTTTTAGGAATAAACATCAGGTGGGACTACCGGAAGCGGCTCTTGATGTTGAGGCTTGTCAGAATTTGTGGCTTCAGACTGAGCAATTCGTGGCCGGACTGGTCGGCTCAAGATTAAAAAAGGGAGAAAATTAGGGTGAAATAGAAGTTTTTAATTTTCAGCTTTCTTATCTTTGTAGGCAAAGAAATTAATATTATGCGATTAGAGGAAAGATACGATAAGGTGTTGGCATGGTTTCGGGAACGTATGCCGTTAGCTGACACGGAGTTACAATATAATGATCCCTTCCAGTTGCTGGTAGCGGTGATTTTATCGGCTCAATGTACCGACAAACGGGTGAATATGGTGACTCCCGCTTTGTTCGAGCAATTTCCGGATGCGGAGTCTATGTCCAAAGCGAGCGTGGAGGAGATTTTCGAGTTGATCAAATCTATCTCTTACCCGAATAATAAATCCAAGCATTTGTCAGCGATGGCGAAAAAGTTGATAGAAGATTTCAATGGAATTGTCCCGGATGATTTCGAGTTATTGCAGACGTTGCCCGGGGTGGGACGGAAAACGGCCAATGTCATGGAAGCGGTGGCTTTCAAGCGTCCGGCCATGCCTGTCGACACGCACGTTTTCCGGGTTGCCGATCGTATCGGGCTGGTAACGGGTGCCAAGACCCCGTTAGAGACGGAGAAACAACTCGTGGCGCATATTCCTGCCGAGTGGCTGTCCACGGCTCACCATTGGTTGATATTGCACGGAAGATATGTTTGCGTGGCAAGAAAACCGAAGTGTGAAGAGTGTGGGATTGCCGAGTGGTGCAGATATCATCAAAAAAAGCTGTCTTGACGAGAGACAGCTTTTTCACTATTTACTACTAACCCTAAAATTGGAACTACTTTGAGCATCCGTTTTTTTTGCAATAAACCCATTTTTATTACTTAGTGTGAATTTATTTATTAGATGCAGGATTCTTGAAAAGGTTGCGTGAAAAAATAAAAAAATTAGAGGATTGTGATTCACAATCCTCTAATTTTTTATTTTAATCCTTTACGCTTTAATAGCGGATCAATAGAAGGTTCTTGTCCTCTGAATTTCTGGTAAAGGGTCATGGCATCTTCGGAGCCACCTTTGGAAAGAATGTTCTCCCGGAATGCTTTTGCTTTTTCGGGATTGAAGATGTTTCCGGTTTCTTTAAATGCTTCGAAAGCATCAGCATCCAGTACTTCTGCCCACGTGTAAGCGTAATATCCGGAAGAATAGCCTCCGGCAAATATGTGCTGGAAGTAGGGACTGCGATAGCGTACCGTGATTTCCGGGATAAGTCCGATTTTTTCTAACGTGGCTTTTTCGAATTCATTCGGGTTAACGGGATCGGTCGTGTTACGCGTGTGGTAAGCCATATCCAGTAAAGCGGCTGCCATGAATTCGGTCGTGACGAATCCTTGGTTGAAATGTCCGCTATTCTCTAGTTTGTCGATAAGCTCTTGCGGAATCGGTTCTCCCGTTTTGTAATGACGGGCGTAAACTTTCAGTACTTCGGGATCAGCGGCCCAGTTTTCCATAATTTGGGACGGGAGTTCCACGAAATCCCTAGGAACAGAAGTTCCTGATACCTTATTATATGTACATTGTGACAATAAACCGTGAAGGGCATGACCGAATTCATGGAAAAGGGTTTGTGCCTCGTCAAAGCTCAATAATGCCGGAACATCCCCCGTGGGTTTCGTGAAGTTGCACACGTTCGTGATGATCGGGGTTACTTTTTTACCCAGTGCGGATTGCTTGCGATAAGCGTTCATCCATGCTCCCGAACGTTTGCTTTCTCTCGGGTGGAAGTCCATGTATAGAATCCCGATGTGATCTCCGTTCGCTTCTTTCACCTCGAATGCCAAAGCGTCCGGATGGGGTACGGGGAGGTCGGTACGTTGCGTGAACGTGATTCCGTATAATTTATTGGCTGTGTAGAAGGCTCCCTCTCTGACGTTTTCCAGAGGGAAGTATTGACGAAGTTCGTTCTCGTCCAGTCCGTATTTGGCTTTCTTTACTTTTTCAGCATAATAGCGCCAATCCCAAGGCTGCAATTTGAAGTTTTTACCCTCCTTGCGAATCATGTCTTGAAGTTCTTTGGCTTCTTTTTTAGCGATCGGTAGAGCGGCATTCCAGATTTGGTTACACAGGTCGTACACGTTCTCCGGAGTTTTGGCCATGTTGTTGTCGAGAATGAAGGCCGCATGGGTATCATAACCGAGTAACTGGGCTTTTTGTACTCGCAGGGAAGTGATTTTGGATATGATTTCTTTGTTATCGTACTCGTTGTCGTTATTGCAACGGTTGATATAAGCCTTGTAGATTTTTTCTCTTAAATCCCGGTTGTCAGCATATTGTAGGAACGGAATCATGCTTGGATTGTGGAGGGTAAAGATCCATTTCCCTTCCAGTCCGACATTCTTGGCTACGGTTGCAGCCGTGGCAATCACGTTTTCGGGTAGGCCGGATAAATCTTTCTCGTTATCGATGACCAACTTGAAACTGTTGGTTTCATTCAGCAAGTTTTCACCGAATTGCAGGCTGAGCATAGATAGTTCGCTGTTCAATTTCTTGAACGTTTCCTTGTCTTCGGGAGAGAGGTTGGCTCCACCCCGAACGAAACCTTGATAATATTTATCGAGTACGGTTAATTGTTCCGGGGTCAGATTTTCTTTCTCCTTATTGTTATATACCGTTTTGATTCTCTCGAAAAGTTTGTCATTTAAGTTGATTGCATCCCAGTGAGCAGTGAGTTTTGGGGTAATCTCTTTGGCGATGGCCTTGATCGAATCGTTCGTGTTCGCTCCTTGTTGATTACCGAACACGGATGCTACTTTGTTCAGTAATTCGCCGGAAGTTTCGAGTGCGTCGATCGTGTTTTTAAATGTCGGAGCCTCCGGATTGTTGATGATCGCGTCGATTTCCGCTTGGTGTTGTTTCATCCCTTCCTCGTAAGCAGGAAGATAATGTTGATTTTTAATCAAGTGGAAAGGGGGGACCTCATGAGGGGTTTCATACGTGTTGAAAAATGGATTTTCATTCTTCACTTGCCCTGATTGGCAGGATTGCAGCGCCAGTCCTACGCAACAAACTAAGTAAGTGACTTTTTTCATTTTGAATTTTATTATTTGGTTTTAGAATGTGACAAATATAATTAAGTCGGGCAGAATATACAAATAAATGATTTTCTCCTTATTTTTGTGGCCTTCAAAAATGGATAAAATTGATATGGATATACAAGAAAATGTTGCAACTTTTATCACGAAGTTACCTAAGGTAATTTTGTTGTGTGTTATCATTTACCTGATTTCGTTGAATTTCAAGGCGGTCAAAGAAGTCCCGAAGAATCAAGAGGTGAAAGCTGAAGTTTCGAATGTTGTTCCGCTGGATGCGGTGAAGAAATATTTTCCGACCTGTACGAGTGTTGAGAAAGTGAACGAAGTTCACTATGTTGTGAAGGCTGGCGGGGAAGAGGTCGGTAAATTACTTGTTACGACACCGATTGCGGACGATCTGATCGGTTATGCCGGGAATGTGCCTTTGTTTTTGGCTGTTTCCGAGGAAGATGTGATTTTAGGACTTACCTTGTTAGATAATAGCGAGTCGCCCGGGTTTTTGAGACGTTTGGAGAAAAAGAACCTGTTTTCGGCGTGGAATGGCAAGACGCTGGAGGAGGCCGAGCAACTGAACGTGGAGGCCGTGAGTGGGGCCACGATGTCGAGTGATGCCATCCGGGGGAGTGTGAAAAGAGCGCTGGAGTTTTACCTAGAACGTGACGGGGGTGGTTTTGACGTGGATTGGATGAAATTGTTACAGCACGCTTTGGGGGGAATCGTGGTTTTGTTGGCGTTAGCCAGTATGTTCAGGGGAAGTCGGATGAAACGTTGGCGTTACGTGTTGCAGGTTTCTTCCGTGTTGATTCTTGGTTTCTGGTCCGGGTACTTTGTTTCATTAGAGTTGTTATTTAACTGGTTGTTGAACGGGGTACCTTGGGGGGCTCGTATTTTGTTGCCCGTGATTGCCGTGTTGGCTTTGGCTTGTCCTTTATTCTTGAATAAGGCTTATTATTGTGCGTATTTATGTCCTTTTGGGGCAGCGCAGGAGTTGGTAGGGAAAGTTCGTAAGAAAAAAATAGCCCCAAAGGGAGTGTGGAAGAATGTATTTAAATATACTCGCGTGATCTATTTTATGGTGATTCTCGCTCTGTTATTGTGGGGAATCCCGTTGGAATTGGCATCGTTGGAACCCTTCCCGGCATTTTTATTGACCGCTGCAACGGGGTGGGTCATCGCTTTGGCTGTCATATTTTTACTCTTATCCGTATTTTTTGCCCGTCCTTGGTGTAACTATTTTTGTCCTACCGGGGCGTTGCTGGATATTTTGAGAAAGGCCGATACAAAGGCGGGTTCGGAGAGAAGAAAAAAAGTGATCCGGGAATTTATTGCCTTGGCAATATTCCTCGTGATATTATATTTTATATTGAGGTAAAAAAAACTTGAAACTTTTTTACCGAAACATT
Proteins encoded in this region:
- a CDS encoding SDR family oxidoreductase, whose protein sequence is MNKGLFIITGANGGMGKAITRAIAGMGVPVVMACRNVERAAGVRDEIVRETGNGRVELHQLDLASVASIRSFVDGLNGREVSVLVNNAGIMCRDFTTTEDGLEMTVGVNYVGTWLLTNWLLPNMGRTGKARIINTSSVTCKMGEVGDRFFKLDPEHYRRFKAYPNSKLAILMFTTELARRVQGRAITVNAVDPGVVNTGMITMHKWYDPLADIFFRPFIKSPERGAMTAILLATSDQYVNISGGFFRNKHQVGLPEAALDVEACQNLWLQTEQFVAGLVGSRLKKGEN
- the nth gene encoding endonuclease III, which produces MRLEERYDKVLAWFRERMPLADTELQYNDPFQLLVAVILSAQCTDKRVNMVTPALFEQFPDAESMSKASVEEIFELIKSISYPNNKSKHLSAMAKKLIEDFNGIVPDDFELLQTLPGVGRKTANVMEAVAFKRPAMPVDTHVFRVADRIGLVTGAKTPLETEKQLVAHIPAEWLSTAHHWLILHGRYVCVARKPKCEECGIAEWCRYHQKKLS
- a CDS encoding M3 family metallopeptidase; protein product: MKKVTYLVCCVGLALQSCQSGQVKNENPFFNTYETPHEVPPFHLIKNQHYLPAYEEGMKQHQAEIDAIINNPEAPTFKNTIDALETSGELLNKVASVFGNQQGANTNDSIKAIAKEITPKLTAHWDAINLNDKLFERIKTVYNNKEKENLTPEQLTVLDKYYQGFVRGGANLSPEDKETFKKLNSELSMLSLQFGENLLNETNSFKLVIDNEKDLSGLPENVIATAATVAKNVGLEGKWIFTLHNPSMIPFLQYADNRDLREKIYKAYINRCNNDNEYDNKEIISKITSLRVQKAQLLGYDTHAAFILDNNMAKTPENVYDLCNQIWNAALPIAKKEAKELQDMIRKEGKNFKLQPWDWRYYAEKVKKAKYGLDENELRQYFPLENVREGAFYTANKLYGITFTQRTDLPVPHPDALAFEVKEANGDHIGILYMDFHPRESKRSGAWMNAYRKQSALGKKVTPIITNVCNFTKPTGDVPALLSFDEAQTLFHEFGHALHGLLSQCTYNKVSGTSVPRDFVELPSQIMENWAADPEVLKVYARHYKTGEPIPQELIDKLENSGHFNQGFVTTEFMAAALLDMAYHTRNTTDPVNPNEFEKATLEKIGLIPEITVRYRSPYFQHIFAGGYSSGYYAYTWAEVLDADAFEAFKETGNIFNPEKAKAFRENILSKGGSEDAMTLYQKFRGQEPSIDPLLKRKGLK
- a CDS encoding 4Fe-4S binding protein — its product is MDIQENVATFITKLPKVILLCVIIYLISLNFKAVKEVPKNQEVKAEVSNVVPLDAVKKYFPTCTSVEKVNEVHYVVKAGGEEVGKLLVTTPIADDLIGYAGNVPLFLAVSEEDVILGLTLLDNSESPGFLRRLEKKNLFSAWNGKTLEEAEQLNVEAVSGATMSSDAIRGSVKRALEFYLERDGGGFDVDWMKLLQHALGGIVVLLALASMFRGSRMKRWRYVLQVSSVLILGFWSGYFVSLELLFNWLLNGVPWGARILLPVIAVLALACPLFLNKAYYCAYLCPFGAAQELVGKVRKKKIAPKGVWKNVFKYTRVIYFMVILALLLWGIPLELASLEPFPAFLLTAATGWVIALAVIFLLLSVFFARPWCNYFCPTGALLDILRKADTKAGSERRKKVIREFIALAIFLVILYFILR